Proteins found in one Alicyclobacillus cycloheptanicus genomic segment:
- a CDS encoding HesB/IscA family protein, with translation MVTLTDSAAEKLREMLDEEGTENALRIYIKPGGCSGFSYGMALDEVHEGDEVYAIKGIKVAVDSEGLELIDGSQIDFVDDLTGQGFRILNPNATMTCGCGSSFRTATQAGQPGSCE, from the coding sequence ATGGTGACACTCACGGACAGCGCAGCCGAAAAATTACGCGAAATGCTGGATGAAGAAGGGACCGAAAACGCCCTTCGCATTTATATTAAACCGGGCGGATGTTCCGGGTTCAGTTACGGCATGGCCCTCGACGAGGTGCATGAGGGGGACGAGGTGTACGCCATTAAAGGCATCAAGGTGGCTGTGGATTCAGAAGGGCTGGAGTTGATTGACGGGTCGCAAATTGACTTTGTCGATGATTTGACCGGTCAGGGCTTTCGAATTCTGAATCCCAACGCGACGATGACCTGTGGCTGCGGGTCGAGCTTCCGCACGGCGACACAAGCAGGGCAGCCAGGTTCTTGCGAATAA
- the bcp gene encoding thioredoxin-dependent thiol peroxidase, protein MATLEVGQMAPDFALPDQNGNVISLADLRGKVVVLYFYPKDDTPGCTKEACAFRDLNHELAEAGAVVYGVSRDSVKSHEKFAGKYGLNFPLLADETSAVCEAYGVIQDKNMYGRITKGIVRTTFIIDRDGKIARIWPKVKVDGHADEVLAAVKAL, encoded by the coding sequence ATGGCAACACTGGAAGTCGGTCAGATGGCGCCCGATTTTGCACTGCCCGACCAGAATGGGAACGTGATCTCACTGGCGGACCTGCGCGGCAAGGTTGTGGTGTTGTACTTTTATCCGAAGGACGACACCCCGGGGTGCACCAAGGAAGCCTGTGCGTTTCGCGACCTGAACCACGAACTGGCAGAGGCGGGGGCCGTCGTCTACGGGGTTTCCCGCGACTCGGTCAAGTCGCATGAGAAGTTTGCCGGCAAATACGGCCTGAACTTTCCGCTCCTGGCCGACGAAACCTCGGCGGTGTGTGAGGCATACGGCGTGATCCAAGACAAAAACATGTACGGCAGAATCACCAAGGGGATTGTCAGGACGACATTTATTATCGATCGCGACGGTAAAATCGCCCGCATCTGGCCGAAGGTGAAAGTGGACGGGCATGCGGATGAAGTGCTCGCGGCAGTCAAGGCGCTGTAG